TGGAACATCCTGCAGTAGCAGAAGCAGCAGTAATAGGAAAACCACACAATATAAAAGGAGAATCAATAAAAGCATTTGTGATATTAAAAGAAGGAATTCAGCCTTCAGAGGAGTTAAAAGAGAGAATAAAAGATACGGTAAAAGAGATACTTGGAGCTATA
This genomic stretch from Venenivibrio stagnispumantis harbors:
- a CDS encoding AMP-binding enzyme — protein: EHPAVAEAAVIGKPHNIKGESIKAFVILKEGIQPSEELKERIKDTVKEILGAIAVPDEIEFVDKLPKTRSGKIMRRLLKARELGLELGDTSTLEE